In Barnesiella propionica, the sequence GTCGGCATAATTGAATGCGAACTGGAACAAGAGCCCCTGATTGATTACATTATTATAGTAAGAAGTTATTCCGGCCGTATCTCTGGGTACGAAAATATCGGGCATGATACCGCCTCCGCCGTACACTTTCCGGCCTCCTATGGTCGTATATACCATCTCTTCGTTTTGTTTGATACTGTCCTGATTGAAAAATTCACCGTGCAGATACCTGTTCATTAGATCCATGCTGTAATCTTCGTTATCGCCCATTTTATATTCTTTCTGGATGGAACGTCCTGAAGGAGTATAATACCGGGCTACCGTAAGACGTACGGCAGAACCGTCTCCGAACGGGTATTGTTGTTGTACGAGACCTTTACCGAACGTACGGCGGCCTATAATGAGTCCCCGGTCATTATCCTGGATAGCGCCGGCAAATATTTCACTGGAGGATGCAGACCATTCGTCTGTGAGTACAACGATCTGGTTGTTCTGGAAAGCTCCGGTTCCGGTTGCATAAGCATCGTTGCGCGGGAACGATTTTCCTTCCGCATATACGATGAGCCTGTCTTTAGGCAAGAATTCGTTGACCATGTTAATAACGGCATCCATATATCCTCCCGGATTACTGCGCAGGTCTATTACATAACGGTCCGCACCTTGTTTCCTAAGACGTGCCAGAGCGTTCATGAATTCGTCATATGTTGTACGCCCGAATTTACTGATTTTAATATAACCGGTTTTAGGACTTAGCATATAAGCGACATCGACGCTGTTGACCGGAATATCTCCTCGGGTAACTTTAAATGACAGAGGTTTTTTAGAAGTGTTTCGTTTAACGCCTAATACGACTTCAGTACCTTTAGTTCCTTTCAATGTTTTAAGAACCTTTTCATTCGTAAGTTCTTTTCCTACAAACACACTGTCGTTGACCGAAACAATCCGGTCTCCGGGTAATAGTCCCGCTTTTTCCGACGGCCCTCCGGAAATAACGCTTACAACATTTATAGTATCGTTCATTAAATTGAACTGAATACCTATTCCGCTGAAATTTCCTTCGAGTTCTTCATTTACTCCTTCTACATCGCTGGCCGGGATATATACCGAGTGAGGATCGAGTTCATTTATGATTTTGGGCATGACATCTTCCACCAGTTTTTCTTGTGATACCGTATCTACATATTCGGCTTCTATCATGTTGAGAAGTGCTTCAACTTTGTTCTCGCCGGAAAAGAGAGTAGAGGTTTTTCGGGAGATCACGTCATAATAACGTCCTAAAAATATCCCGATAATAACAGCCAGAGCCAGGCTGAAAGGTACCCATACTAAACGTTTCTTTTCGTTACTCATCGTAGTAAACTATAATTTAGATTTGTTTTTTACGGTCGTTTACACTCCCGCTTCGATAAAATCAACTTTTATACCTGCTTTCTCCAGTAAATCAATGCCGTCGTGTAACCGGTAGTGTTCTGAGAATACGACCCTTTGAATTCCTGATTGGATGATTAGCTTTGCGCATTCTATACATGGAGAGGACGTGACATATAATGTCGCTCCTTCACTGCTGTTATTGCTGCGTGCCACTTTGGTTATAGCATTAGCTTCGGCGTGAAGGACGTAGGGATAAGTATGACCTGTCTCGTCTTCACATATATTTTCAAAACCAGCCGGGGTTCCGTTATATCCGTCCGAAATAATCATTTTGTCTTTTACGATAAGGGCTCCTACCTGGCGTCTTTTACAATATGAGTTTTCCGCCCATATCAGAGCCATACGAATATAACGTTTGTCTAAAGCGGTTTGTTTGTCCGATATTTGTTCCATATAATGAAGTAGTCCTTTCTGCCTTTTTCGTATTAGTTGCTCCGGGAGAGTTTAAGTCTGCCGGAAAGAACGTTGCAAAGGTAAGTCTTTTTATGAATATTGATATTTTTACGGCTGGTTTTTTCTACGATAATATGTAAAAAAAACGGTGTGAAACATGATTTTGTTTATGTAGAACCGGACCGTTTTCTAATGAAGAAAACGGTCCGGTTTAGTTTTTTGATTTATATGTTTATCTCTCAGTTTTACTTTCTTGCATCTCCTTTTTCCAGGTGGTGGCACAAAAAATAAGAGCGAGGATACTGGCTATGATCATCAGCCAGAAAGATGCATTCCATCCCATATGGTCAACGATACTTCCCATGGTGATTTTGGCAAGTATAGCGTCGCCGATAAGATAACCGAACAGACCTACGAATCCGGCTGCTGTCCCTGCCGCATTTTTGGGAACGAGATTTACCGCCTGTACTCCTATTAAGGCTACCGGGCCATAGATACAAAAACCAACGAAAATCAGGGCGCAATAAACTATCGTATGTAATATCGTATGAAAATCTGTTCCGAATGCCGATGACAAGAGAGTTGCAATAGATGTGGCTTTCCAGTACAGGATGATCCCGAGCAGGACGAGTGCCATGTAAATGACATTAGCCGGAGCACAACGCCCCTTAAAGTATTTGGAGGATATCCATCCGCAGATAATAGTTCCCGGAACACCGGCGTAATTATGCAAAGAAAATGCAAGGTTTCCCTGCTCCTGGGAAAATCCCAGCATCGTACATAAATAGGTAACCGACCAGTCTCCTGCACCATAGCGTACTAGATATACAAAAGCATTAGCCAGTGCGATAAGCCATAATACTTTATTCTTGAACACATATTCGACAAATAGAGTTTTGAAGGGTATTTTTTCTTCATCGTTCTTTGTTTTCTTTGCGGAGAAATCCTTACGGTATTCGTCTATAGGAGGCAGTCCGCAGGATTGTGGGGTATCTCTTATTGCCCACCAGCAAAATAAAGCTATTACGACGGCTACGGCACTCGGAAATATAAATGCACCTCTCCAGGCTTGAGATATTTCACTTCCATTTGTCAGTGTCACTGTACAGATTCCCGCCATTAAAACCATTCCTACTGTTGCCAGATTTCCTAATGCGCCGCTTCCTATCGTGTGTGAAGTATTCCAGATAGACATTTTAAAACTCCGTTCATTTTGGGAGAACCAATGCACCATAATACGTCCGCAAGGAGGCCAACCCATTCCCGAAAGCCAGCCGATGACGAGCATAAATAGAAACATGACGGCTACTGAGCTTGTAGCAAAAGGAAAAATTCCTACAGACATCATGACGAGTGCTGACAATATAAGCCCGATGACCAGAAATTTCCGGGAGTCGGAACGGTCCGATAAGCTGCCCATCAGGAATTTACTGAAAGCATAAGCGATAGATATGCCGCTCATAGCGAAACCTATCTGTGCATAATCCAGTTCCAGGCCCCCTTCGGCTACTGATTTTTGCATTTCGGGAGATGCGAGCGCCATATTCTTACGCACCAGATAATAACCTGCATAACCGAAGAATGCTCCCAAAAATACTTTTAACCGCATTTTCTTATAGGTAGAGGCTATTTTGTTCTCCGGTAATAATGGTTTTGCTTTGGGCGGACTGAAGAAATCGGACAAAATGTTTGACATGATATGAATAATTTGTAAGGTTGAATATGTTTTTTTGAGTGGATAAATATAGTAAAAAAAAGAATAAGAAATATATTATGCTTTCTTTTTCTTTTCTTTTGAGGCCCGTATTCTTTGAATTATGCTTAGTGTGGTTTTTAATAAACTGATAATCTTTATATTATGTCCGTGATGCTATCTGGCTCTTATATATGTTTTATTTGCAGTAGGTGAAAATAAAAAAACGTTTGGACCAGTAGTCCAAACGTTTTTTAGAATAAGATATCTTTTGATTTATTTAAGAATACCGTCACGTTTCATAAGAGCTTCGATAGTAGGCTCGCTGCCTTTGAAGCGTTTATAAAGTACCATCGGGTTTTCTGTTCCTCCGCGTTTGAGGATATTATCGCGGAAAGAAGCAGCTGTAGCCGGATCGAAAATTCCGTGTGCTTTAAATACCGCGAAAGCATCTGCGTCGAGTACTTCGGCCCATTTATATCCATAGTATCCGGCTGCATATCCTCCTGAGAAAATATGACTGAACTGCGGGCTGATAGCTGTTCCGTCCACCAGAGGAGTTATTTGTGTGCGTTCTATAGCTGTACGTTCAAAGTTAATAGCATCTCCGGGGACGGGAGCAGAAATCGTATGCCAGGCCATATCAAGAAGGCCGAATGTAAGCTGACGCACGCAAGCATAAGCAGCGTTGAACCGACCTGCGTTCTTGATTTTCTCTACCAGTTCGGCCGGTATTTTTTCGCCTGTTTTATAATGTACGGCGAAACCATCCAGGAACTCTTTTTCGGACAGGTAATTTTCGTTGAACTGGGATGGAAGTTCGACAAAGTCATGGTATACGCTGGTTCCGGAAAGCGAAGGATAGGTAACTTCGGAGAGCAGACCATGCAAAGAATGTCCGAATTCATGAAGGAATGTCTCTACCTCATCGTATGTAAGGAGAGCAGGAGCCGTTTCTGTAGGACGGGTAAAGTTCATTACGATTGTTACGTGCGGACGGCTGTCGTTACCTTTCTCATCCTTCCATTGCCCTTTAAATTCTGTCATCCAGGCTCCGCTTCGTTTCCCTTCACGGGGGAAGAAGTCGGTATAAATTATACCTACATATTTTCCATTAGCGTCTCTTACTTCAAATGCTTCGACTTCCGGATGATATACGGGAATTTTACTGTTTTTGGTGAATGTAAGACCGTATAGTTTAGTTGCCAGACCGAATACTCCTTTTTTTACATGTTCCAGTTCAAAGTAGGGACGGAGCATTTCATCATTGAGGCTGTATTTGATATCTTTCAACTGGTTGGCATAGAAAGAGAAATCCCACGGCATAATGGTTACGTCGCTGCCTTCTTTACCGATAGCGAAGCCTTCTATTTCTTTTACTTCCTGGACAGCAACGGGTTTGTAAGCTTCCAGTAGCTGGTTTAGTAATTTATATACATTAGAGCTGTTTTGCGCCATCGTATGTTCCAGCTTATATTCGGCATAGTTTGGTTTGTCAAAAAGTTTAGCTATTTCCATACGGACTTCGGCGATACGTTTTAGAACAGGAATATTATTATATTCTCCGTCCAAATTTCTGGAATTGTATGCGCGGTATAATTTTTCACGCAGGTCGCGTCGTGTCGAATATTTCATGAAAGGAGCATAGCTGGGATAGGAAAGATTGACCAGATAACCTTCTTTCCCTTTGCTCTTAGCCAGAGTTGCGGCTCCGTCTATCGCACTTTGAGGGAGGCCTTCCAGGTCGTTTTCTGTCAGCTCCATACTGAATAAATTTTGTTCCTTCAATACATTTTGCCCGAATGTCAAAGTTAATTGGCTCAGTTCGGAAGAAAGTGCACGGTATTTTTCTCTGTCTTCGCCTTGAAGATTGGCTCCTTGGCGAGCCATGGAATCATACGTCTCGTCCAGTAACATACGTTGTTCGGGGGTCAGTTCCAACAGGTCGCGTTTGTCATATACGAATTTTATGCGTTCGAACAATTTTTCGTTCAGACTGATGTTGTTACTGTGTTCCGATAATTTAGGGGAAATACGTTGCGATATCTCCATCATTTCCGGAGTACTTTCGGCACTTAATAAAGCGAAAAAAACATTAGCTACACGACTCAACAATTGTCCTGAACGGTCAAGAGCTTCTATCGTGTTTTCGAAGGTCGGCATTGACCGTTGGTTTACTATAGCGTCTATTTCTTTCTGGTGTTCTGCCATACCTTTTTCAAAAGCCGGTTCATAGTCGGTTATTTTGATTTTGTCAAAAGGTACGGTTTCGTACGGTGTTTTGTACTTTCCGAAAAACGGATTGGCTGCTTGTGTCATAAGCGTAAATGCGGTTAAAAGCAATAATACTATTTTTCTCATTACAGTGTTATTAGTGTTATATTACAAAGGTCTTAATAATCCGGCATACACATATCTATTTATTATTAATAAATATTAATCGTTGATTTTTTGCCGTTGAAAACATTAATAACAAACATTTTGTGTAAAGTAATTAGGGTATCTGTCATGAACGATTGTTCTGTTAACCGGTACAAGGCAGCCCTGTCTTGATAAGATAATCTATACCTGCAGATTTTATTAGGAACCGATGAAGATACGGTATCATTTCGTATCCCCTTCAGGCTTGATAAGGCTGCATACTATACATTAGCTGGTCGAGCAAGATAGGTATGTCGTTTGCCGGAATACCTGCATGTAACAGATCGTCCATATCCTGTTTGAAAGAAGCCATGAAACGGTGGGTATCGCCACCCGACGATATGATACTTTGCCTGTAATATTCGATGGCTTTCCTGATATGTCCCAGTGAAAATTCTGCATGGCCGGCATTCAGGTAATCTTGAGGAGTAGGCTTATCTTCCAGTATTTTTTCGTAATAACGCAATGCTTGTTCGCTTTTGTCGGTAAGAAAAGAACACCATGCGATAGGCCTCCAGGCTTTATGTCCTTTCGGGTCGAGATAGTCTACTTTGAAATAATGCCGTAAAGCGGCTTCATAATCTTTTTGTTCCAGATAACAGTGCCCGATATTCATTTCGACAGATAGGTTATCCGGATTTATTTTTTCGGCCCGGTGATAATAATCCAGAGCCATTTCCGGCTTTTTAAGATTCCGGTAACAAGTTGCTATACGCCTAATGGTCCAGAAACTGTTCGGATTGATAATCTCGGCTTTCAGATATGCTTCCAGAGCTTCGGCATACTGGTCGGTCATTTGATAACAATATCCTATTTTCTGGTATATATCGCTGTCGGAATGATAACGTTCCGACAGTTTTTCAAATAATTCCAGTGCGTCATCGTAATACTCCCGTTTGAAATAATATTCTCCTATGAGCCTGAGGCTGTTATCGTCGGAGAACACAGATTCCAGTAAAGGTACATGCAACAGGTTCAAATGTGTAACGAACGGATCTTCGAACTCTCCTCTCCTGTTATACAGTTTGAAGAACCGGTACAAGTCCTGAATATATCGGTTCGAAATGTTCTCCCTTGTTTTACTGGCCTTATATAATTCTTCACTTTCGTTCTCTTTTAAATCCATACCTTCTGCCCCGAATTGTGACATCATCATTTGTCTCTGGTTTTCGGGGACCTGGGTAAGGGTAAGGCAGAATGAATATTTATCGGAATTACACAAGAATCCCGAAACGTCTATTATCTTTTTGAAATTATTTCCCATGCTGTTATTTCCGAAAACATTGCGTAATGCACTATGATCGGGAGTAAAAGGGAGGAACCAGTTTCCTATTTCATTAAAGAAAGGAAAATTCTTGAGTTGAGCGAAAGTGCTCATGAACACGTCGGCACCTTCCATTTGCAGGTCGTTAAGCTCTTTCATCTTCTTTTCGATGCCGCTTTTTTCCAGCATTTCCTGCCATTCGGGATTTTTATCCAAGGCTGTCATATCATTCATGAGATCTTCCTGCTTTATTTTTTTATAAAGCGAAGGACTTATTTTCATCATCTGTGGCAGTAATTCTTCTTTCAGCTTACGTGATATCTTTTCTGTTTCCCGGCTTTTTATGAATTGCAGGAAAATATTACGTACATCGGTATTGAAACGGCTGTCTTCTTTTAAAGTATCGATTCTGTTTTTAAGTTTTTCCGAGAGGGATAATCTTTCCTTGTAAAGATACAGGATAATAAGGGCTCCGCATAGAGAACGAAGTTGCACCTCTTCGGAATTATGATTATAGCCGTCCAACAGTATCAGGAGTTTTTGTTCGTTGAACCTGTGCATCAGATTCAGGGTTAGCGCCGAAACGATAAGAGCTGTTATATTTTCGGGATAGCGGTTGGGAGTAAGTGCATCTTTTAATGCCATGTAATCGCTTTCGATGGCCGGATAATTGGTCCAGATGTTAATAAAAAGGTTTTCTCCGTCTTTTTCTACAGTACGTTTCATTTCCGCAAGCTTTGTATTCTCGGTGTCCGTTTCATCCAGTAGAGAGGCGAGGGAAAGATTATTGATATCGTTGTCGCATTTTTCGAAATCGTGAGCCAGCGTATATTCGGGATGGTTGGCCAGATAACGGCGATGGCTGTAATAAAAAGACGTAGATTCTTTTGTAAGCAACAGGTCGGTGACACGGTCGGTCAGCCGGTATGACGATATGACTAGCTGGTCGTATATTTTTTTTCTTTCCGGATCTTCTGCTCCGTCCAGCATGTATTGAATCATATACCGGTATGATGTTTCCATTTCGTTCAGCTTGTCGGTACTTTGCCAGTCCTGTAGTGGAGTAACAAGAAGATTTAGTTTTTCAAAAGATTCTTTCAGGCGGCGTTCGGCCAGTAAAGTATATATTTCTTTTTGTTTTTGTATGATTTCCGAAACTGTCATATTATAAGTCCCTTCTTTTTATTGGGTGAATGAGTTATATATTTGTCATGTTTTTTGTATAACAATTCAAAGGGCAAATAGTGTGCCAATATTTTGCAAGATAGTAAAAATATCGTTTATGTAAGTTTCTGCAGTTATAAAGTTAATTCTTTTTTAAGTTGAGCATTCTTGCAAATACGGGGAATTTCGTTAAATTTGCCCTAAAAACCGGTTAACTATGATACAACGAATTCAAACTATTTATTTATTGATAGCCGCCGTTATGATGGCAATTTTTCTTTTTGTTCCTTTTGCACAGTTCTTTACGCCCGATGCGCTAT encodes:
- a CDS encoding tetratricopeptide repeat protein, producing the protein MTVSEIIQKQKEIYTLLAERRLKESFEKLNLLVTPLQDWQSTDKLNEMETSYRYMIQYMLDGAEDPERKKIYDQLVISSYRLTDRVTDLLLTKESTSFYYSHRRYLANHPEYTLAHDFEKCDNDINNLSLASLLDETDTENTKLAEMKRTVEKDGENLFINIWTNYPAIESDYMALKDALTPNRYPENITALIVSALTLNLMHRFNEQKLLILLDGYNHNSEEVQLRSLCGALIILYLYKERLSLSEKLKNRIDTLKEDSRFNTDVRNIFLQFIKSRETEKISRKLKEELLPQMMKISPSLYKKIKQEDLMNDMTALDKNPEWQEMLEKSGIEKKMKELNDLQMEGADVFMSTFAQLKNFPFFNEIGNWFLPFTPDHSALRNVFGNNSMGNNFKKIIDVSGFLCNSDKYSFCLTLTQVPENQRQMMMSQFGAEGMDLKENESEELYKASKTRENISNRYIQDLYRFFKLYNRRGEFEDPFVTHLNLLHVPLLESVFSDDNSLRLIGEYYFKREYYDDALELFEKLSERYHSDSDIYQKIGYCYQMTDQYAEALEAYLKAEIINPNSFWTIRRIATCYRNLKKPEMALDYYHRAEKINPDNLSVEMNIGHCYLEQKDYEAALRHYFKVDYLDPKGHKAWRPIAWCSFLTDKSEQALRYYEKILEDKPTPQDYLNAGHAEFSLGHIRKAIEYYRQSIISSGGDTHRFMASFKQDMDDLLHAGIPANDIPILLDQLMYSMQPYQA
- a CDS encoding S41 family peptidase → MSNEKKRLVWVPFSLALAVIIGIFLGRYYDVISRKTSTLFSGENKVEALLNMIEAEYVDTVSQEKLVEDVMPKIINELDPHSVYIPASDVEGVNEELEGNFSGIGIQFNLMNDTINVVSVISGGPSEKAGLLPGDRIVSVNDSVFVGKELTNEKVLKTLKGTKGTEVVLGVKRNTSKKPLSFKVTRGDIPVNSVDVAYMLSPKTGYIKISKFGRTTYDEFMNALARLRKQGADRYVIDLRSNPGGYMDAVINMVNEFLPKDRLIVYAEGKSFPRNDAYATGTGAFQNNQIVVLTDEWSASSSEIFAGAIQDNDRGLIIGRRTFGKGLVQQQYPFGDGSAVRLTVARYYTPSGRSIQKEYKMGDNEDYSMDLMNRYLHGEFFNQDSIKQNEEMVYTTIGGRKVYGGGGIMPDIFVPRDTAGITSYYNNVINQGLLFQFAFNYADRHRDELSKAKDHKSILPYLNGDMLLNEFVNYAAEKGVKPRPVYINISRNLIVNQLQSYIARNILGDDAFYPLFFRDDVTLRKAQELLDQGKGFPNTEKEK
- a CDS encoding dCMP deaminase family protein — translated: MEQISDKQTALDKRYIRMALIWAENSYCKRRQVGALIVKDKMIISDGYNGTPAGFENICEDETGHTYPYVLHAEANAITKVARSNNSSEGATLYVTSSPCIECAKLIIQSGIQRVVFSEHYRLHDGIDLLEKAGIKVDFIEAGV
- a CDS encoding M3 family metallopeptidase, which codes for MRKIVLLLLTAFTLMTQAANPFFGKYKTPYETVPFDKIKITDYEPAFEKGMAEHQKEIDAIVNQRSMPTFENTIEALDRSGQLLSRVANVFFALLSAESTPEMMEISQRISPKLSEHSNNISLNEKLFERIKFVYDKRDLLELTPEQRMLLDETYDSMARQGANLQGEDREKYRALSSELSQLTLTFGQNVLKEQNLFSMELTENDLEGLPQSAIDGAATLAKSKGKEGYLVNLSYPSYAPFMKYSTRRDLREKLYRAYNSRNLDGEYNNIPVLKRIAEVRMEIAKLFDKPNYAEYKLEHTMAQNSSNVYKLLNQLLEAYKPVAVQEVKEIEGFAIGKEGSDVTIMPWDFSFYANQLKDIKYSLNDEMLRPYFELEHVKKGVFGLATKLYGLTFTKNSKIPVYHPEVEAFEVRDANGKYVGIIYTDFFPREGKRSGAWMTEFKGQWKDEKGNDSRPHVTIVMNFTRPTETAPALLTYDEVETFLHEFGHSLHGLLSEVTYPSLSGTSVYHDFVELPSQFNENYLSEKEFLDGFAVHYKTGEKIPAELVEKIKNAGRFNAAYACVRQLTFGLLDMAWHTISAPVPGDAINFERTAIERTQITPLVDGTAISPQFSHIFSGGYAAGYYGYKWAEVLDADAFAVFKAHGIFDPATAASFRDNILKRGGTENPMVLYKRFKGSEPTIEALMKRDGILK
- a CDS encoding MFS transporter — translated: MSNILSDFFSPPKAKPLLPENKIASTYKKMRLKVFLGAFFGYAGYYLVRKNMALASPEMQKSVAEGGLELDYAQIGFAMSGISIAYAFSKFLMGSLSDRSDSRKFLVIGLILSALVMMSVGIFPFATSSVAVMFLFMLVIGWLSGMGWPPCGRIMVHWFSQNERSFKMSIWNTSHTIGSGALGNLATVGMVLMAGICTVTLTNGSEISQAWRGAFIFPSAVAVVIALFCWWAIRDTPQSCGLPPIDEYRKDFSAKKTKNDEEKIPFKTLFVEYVFKNKVLWLIALANAFVYLVRYGAGDWSVTYLCTMLGFSQEQGNLAFSLHNYAGVPGTIICGWISSKYFKGRCAPANVIYMALVLLGIILYWKATSIATLLSSAFGTDFHTILHTIVYCALIFVGFCIYGPVALIGVQAVNLVPKNAAGTAAGFVGLFGYLIGDAILAKITMGSIVDHMGWNASFWLMIIASILALIFCATTWKKEMQESKTER